One region of Cucurbita pepo subsp. pepo cultivar mu-cu-16 chromosome LG03, ASM280686v2, whole genome shotgun sequence genomic DNA includes:
- the LOC111791282 gene encoding zinc finger protein 8-like, protein MDKSNPERETHDFMNVESFSQLPFIRPAPKEKGIRLFGIEFGSRNVVAASASSIEESESDDTVIACEDAKENNNNDNNNSGGESSRRFECHYCCRNFPTSQALGGHQNAHKRERQHAKRAHLQSNAAAMVHGIGAFSDAAHVYGLMNYQRLAGAAPSGLQVNNYPSWNRNSPTAATASATRFYGSPGAQYSPAATTAPINGSPLAMWRISAVQNNAPAFGSRERSSMHPLPLFSGDEMMKGGSTAVGGGGSGGSHQTRFVYEAKTAADQVSLDLHL, encoded by the coding sequence ATGGACAAGAGTAACCCTGAACGAGAAACTCATGATTTCATGAACGTTGAGTCTTTCTCTCAACTACCCTTTATCCGACCTGCgccaaaagaaaagggcatTAGACTTTTCGGGATAGAATTTGGAAGCCGAAATGTTGTAGCGGCGTCTGCGTCTTCTATTGAGGAATCGGAGTCCGATGACACGGTTATTGCATGCGAAGATgctaaagaaaacaacaacaacgacaACAACAATAGCGGAGGTGAAAGTAGCCGGAGATTTGAATGTCATTATTGTTGTAGGAATTTCCCTACTTCACAAGCCTTAGGAGGGCACCAAAACGCCCACAAAAGAGAGCGCCAACATGCAAAAAGGGCTCACCTTCAGTCTAATGCAGCCGCTATGGTTCATGGAATTGGAGCCTTCTCCGACGCTGCCCATGTGTATGGGCTCATGAACTACCAGCGACTAGCCGGCGCCGCTCCCTCCGGCCTGCAGGTTAATAATTACCCTTCTTGGAATAGAAATTCACCCACCGCCGCCACCGCTTCCGCCACCAGATTTTATGGCAGCCCTGGTGCGCAGTATTCTCCGGCAGCCACGACGGCGCCTATAAACGGGAGTCCGTTAGCGATGTGGAGAATCTCAGCCGTACAAAATAATGCACCGGCGTTTGGTAGCCGGGAACGGTCGTCCATGCACCCGTTGCCACTGTTTTCAGGAGATGAGATGATGAAGGGCGGCAGCACTGCCGTGGGTGGCGGTGGGTCCGGCGGGTCTCATCAGACCCGGTTTGTATACGAGGCAAAAACGGCGGCGGACCAAGTGAGTTTGGATCTTCATCtgtaa